The nucleotide window TCGCTGATCGGTGTGCCGGTCGCGCTCGGTGACGAACCCGGGGAGGCCTGATCATGACTCTTCCCGCCGCCGCGAGTTGCGCTGCACCGGACCAGGCCGCGCCGTTGCCGGCCAGCCTGGATCTGGAGAAGGAAACCGTCATCACCGGCATCGTCCGCTCCGCCGAGGCCGAGCCGGTGCCGGGCGCGTACGTCCGGTTGCTCGACTCGACAGGTGAGTTCACCGCCGAGGTGGTCACGTCGGCCGCCGGGCAGTTCCGGTTCTTCGCCGCGCCGGGTTCGTGGACGCTGCGGGCGTTGTCCCGGCACGGCAACGGCGACACCGCTGTCACTGCCGGCCGAGGCGTCAACGAGGTCGCCGTCACCGTCGCCTGACCCACCGCTCTGATCGACCGGGGCCGGTCACCCTTTCCGGGGTGACCGGCCCCGGTCGTTTCCCGCAGCGT belongs to Micromonospora ureilytica and includes:
- a CDS encoding DUF1416 domain-containing protein, translated to MTLPAAASCAAPDQAAPLPASLDLEKETVITGIVRSAEAEPVPGAYVRLLDSTGEFTAEVVTSAAGQFRFFAAPGSWTLRALSRHGNGDTAVTAGRGVNEVAVTVA